In one Niallia taxi genomic region, the following are encoded:
- a CDS encoding Glu/Leu/Phe/Val family dehydrogenase, with protein sequence MVAKKSNEKKIVEEQHDVLKSTQTIIHKALNKLGYSDEVYELLKEPIRMMTVKIPVRMDDGSVKIFTGYRAQHNDAVGPTKGGIRFHPQVTETEVKALSIWMSLKCGIVDLPYGGGKGGIVCDPRDMSFRELERLSRGYVRAISQIVGPTKDIPAPDVFTNSQIMAWMMDEYSRIDEFNSPGFITGKPLVLGGSHGRETATAKGVTICIREAAKRKGIDIVGARVVVQGFGNAGSFLAKFMHDAGAKVIGISDAYGALHDPNGLDIDYLLDRRDSFGTVTNLFNNTITNQELLELDCDILVPAAIENQITEKNAHNIKASIVVEAANGPTTLEATTILTEKGILLVPDVLASAGGVTVSYFEWVQNNQGFYWTEEEVEEKLEKVMSKSFENIYDTAQIRRVDMRLAAYMVGVRKMAEASRFRGWI encoded by the coding sequence ATGGTAGCCAAAAAGTCTAATGAAAAGAAGATTGTTGAAGAGCAACACGATGTTTTAAAATCAACACAAACGATCATTCATAAGGCATTGAATAAGCTAGGTTATTCTGATGAGGTGTATGAACTACTGAAGGAACCGATTCGCATGATGACAGTGAAGATACCTGTAAGGATGGACGATGGCAGTGTAAAGATATTCACTGGCTACCGGGCACAGCATAATGATGCAGTTGGCCCAACAAAGGGGGGAATTAGATTTCACCCGCAAGTTACAGAAACAGAGGTGAAAGCCCTTTCTATCTGGATGAGTTTGAAATGTGGTATTGTTGACCTTCCATATGGTGGCGGTAAAGGCGGGATTGTCTGTGATCCACGAGACATGTCCTTCCGTGAACTAGAAAGACTTAGCAGAGGTTATGTAAGAGCAATTAGTCAAATAGTTGGACCAACAAAAGACATTCCAGCACCTGATGTTTTTACAAATTCACAAATAATGGCTTGGATGATGGACGAGTATAGCAGGATTGATGAATTTAACTCCCCTGGCTTTATTACAGGAAAACCACTCGTTTTAGGCGGTTCACATGGAAGAGAAACAGCAACCGCTAAAGGGGTAACCATCTGTATACGTGAAGCGGCTAAGAGAAAGGGCATTGATATTGTGGGTGCAAGAGTTGTTGTCCAGGGCTTTGGGAATGCTGGTAGCTTCTTGGCAAAATTCATGCATGATGCTGGGGCAAAAGTAATTGGTATTTCGGATGCATACGGTGCATTACATGATCCGAATGGATTGGATATTGATTATCTTCTTGACAGAAGGGACAGTTTTGGAACAGTAACTAATTTATTTAATAATACCATTACAAACCAAGAGCTGTTGGAGTTGGATTGTGATATTTTAGTTCCTGCTGCAATTGAAAATCAAATTACCGAAAAAAATGCTCATAATATAAAAGCAAGTATTGTTGTAGAGGCAGCAAATGGACCAACAACTTTAGAAGCAACAACGATTTTAACAGAAAAAGGTATCCTTCTTGTGCCAGATGTCTTGGCGTCAGCTGGCGGTGTAACTGTATCTTATTTCGAATGGGTGCAAAACAACCAAGGTTTTTACTGGACAGAGGAAGAAGTGGAAGAAAAGCTTGAAAAAGTAATGAGCAAGTCTTTTGAGAATATTTATGACACGGCTCAAATCCGCAGGGTGGATATGAGATTGGCCGCTTATATGGTCGGGGTAAGGAAAATGGCGGAAGCATCAAGATTCCGTGGTTGGATTTAA
- a CDS encoding YpdA family putative bacillithiol disulfide reductase, translating to MKEEQAIIIGAGPCGLAAAIALEQVNIKPLIIEKGNVVNAIHGYPTHQTFFSTSEKLEIGGIAFLTEQYKPNRNQALVYYREVVKRKNLRINAYEEVINVKKEADYFTIKTSKDEYRANYVIVATGYYDHPNYMNVPGEDLPKVSHYFKEAHPYFNHDVTVIGGKNSSVDAAIELVKAGSRVTVLYRGTEYSSSIKPWILPEFEALVRNDVIKMEFAAEVVEINEKTLVYTKHGDTCEIANDFVFAMTGYHPDHQFIKLMGVEMEAETGRPVFNPETMETNVEGIFIAGVIAAGNNANEIFIENGKFHGDQIAKAIANRA from the coding sequence ATGAAAGAAGAACAAGCGATTATTATCGGTGCAGGACCTTGTGGATTGGCTGCTGCAATCGCTTTAGAACAAGTAAACATCAAACCCCTTATTATTGAGAAGGGGAATGTAGTTAATGCAATCCATGGGTATCCAACACACCAGACTTTTTTCAGCACAAGTGAGAAGCTTGAAATCGGCGGAATTGCTTTTCTGACAGAACAGTATAAACCAAACCGTAACCAAGCACTTGTTTACTATAGGGAAGTAGTGAAACGAAAAAATTTGAGGATAAATGCCTACGAAGAAGTTATCAATGTAAAGAAGGAAGCCGATTACTTTACGATAAAAACCTCAAAGGATGAATATCGCGCAAATTATGTAATCGTTGCGACTGGTTATTATGATCATCCTAATTATATGAATGTTCCTGGTGAAGATTTGCCAAAGGTCAGCCATTATTTTAAGGAAGCACACCCATATTTTAATCATGATGTTACTGTTATCGGTGGAAAAAACTCAAGTGTTGATGCTGCGATTGAATTAGTGAAGGCTGGATCGAGGGTAACGGTTTTGTATCGCGGCACAGAATACTCAAGCAGTATTAAGCCATGGATTTTGCCTGAGTTTGAAGCACTTGTAAGAAATGATGTCATTAAAATGGAGTTTGCTGCAGAGGTCGTGGAAATTAACGAAAAAACTTTAGTATATACGAAGCATGGAGACACATGTGAAATTGCCAATGATTTTGTTTTTGCCATGACTGGGTATCACCCGGATCATCAATTTATTAAGCTGATGGGTGTTGAAATGGAGGCAGAAACGGGCAGACCAGTTTTTAATCCAGAAACAATGGAAACGAATGTTGAGGGGATTTTTATTGCTGGCGTTATTGCTGCAGGCAATAATGCAAATGAAATATTCATCGAAAACGGCAAGTTCCACGGAGATCAAATAGCCAAAGCGATAGCGAACAGAGCGTAA
- the prsW gene encoding glutamic-type intramembrane protease PrsW: MLAILSAGIAPGLALLSYFYLKDQYESEPIGLVLRAFITGALLVFPIMFIQYVLRVEEAVPSHLLNSFITTSLLEEFFKWFILFFTAYQHIEFDEPYDGIIYGVSISLGFATVENILYLVANGVEYALGRALLPVSSHALFGVIMGYYIGKGKFTMPKGKWIFYSLVIPFILHGIYDYILTMQKNWLLFITPFMLFLWWLGLRKVKIARELSREHVNKYMNANYKI; the protein is encoded by the coding sequence ATGTTAGCCATACTATCCGCTGGTATAGCGCCAGGGCTGGCACTTTTAAGTTATTTTTATTTAAAGGATCAATATGAATCAGAACCAATCGGATTAGTTTTAAGGGCATTTATAACAGGGGCGTTGCTGGTTTTTCCGATAATGTTTATCCAATACGTTCTTCGGGTCGAGGAAGCTGTGCCTTCCCATTTGTTAAACTCCTTTATCACAACAAGTTTGTTAGAGGAGTTTTTCAAATGGTTTATCTTGTTTTTTACAGCCTATCAGCATATAGAATTTGATGAGCCATATGACGGTATTATTTATGGTGTATCTATCTCGTTAGGCTTTGCGACAGTCGAAAATATTCTTTACCTTGTAGCTAATGGTGTGGAATATGCTTTAGGAAGAGCATTACTTCCTGTATCAAGTCATGCTCTTTTCGGTGTTATCATGGGGTATTATATTGGAAAAGGGAAATTTACGATGCCAAAAGGCAAGTGGATTTTCTATTCGTTGGTCATTCCCTTTATTCTCCATGGTATTTATGATTACATCCTAACAATGCAAAAGAACTGGCTTTTGTTTATCACTCCATTTATGCTGTTTTTATGGTGGCTTGGCTTACGAAAAGTCAAAATCGCTAGAGAACTGAGTAGAGAACATGTGAACAAATATATGAATGCAAATTATAAAATTTAA
- the sleB gene encoding spore cortex-lytic enzyme, which yields MNKKFLTKISAVISACIILAPLADVEHKAEAFTNQVVQQGAVGDDVIELQARLQYIGFYNGKIDGVFGWKTYWALRNFQYEFGLPIDGMAGWQTKLKLAKASKYNEQFVKEQINSGKKFSHYGGVDLNKQKTPKNTNNKAAGNANKGNAAPSKNSNANANKAPSSNNQKSANQPKTNNAGANKATTNNNTTTKNTTNNNAKTTPTKSAQNNGGEVVKKQTPTAANVPNGFSQNDIQLMANAVYGESRGEPYIGQVAVASVILNRVSSASFPNTVSGVIFEPRAFTAVADGQIWLTPNETAKKAVLDAINGWDPTGNAIYYFNPDTATSGWIWSRPQIKQIGKHIFCK from the coding sequence ATGAATAAAAAGTTCTTAACGAAAATTTCTGCCGTAATTTCCGCCTGTATCATTCTAGCACCGTTAGCGGATGTGGAGCATAAAGCGGAAGCATTCACAAATCAAGTGGTTCAGCAAGGTGCTGTTGGAGATGATGTCATCGAACTGCAAGCAAGGCTCCAATATATAGGATTTTATAATGGCAAAATTGATGGAGTCTTCGGCTGGAAAACATATTGGGCATTAAGAAATTTCCAATATGAATTTGGGTTGCCGATTGACGGAATGGCAGGCTGGCAAACGAAACTAAAACTAGCAAAAGCATCAAAGTATAATGAACAATTTGTTAAAGAACAAATTAACAGTGGGAAGAAATTCAGCCATTATGGCGGAGTGGATTTGAATAAACAAAAAACACCTAAAAACACGAACAATAAGGCTGCCGGCAATGCGAATAAAGGAAATGCAGCACCTAGTAAAAATTCTAACGCTAACGCAAACAAGGCTCCGAGCAGCAACAATCAAAAATCCGCAAATCAGCCGAAAACGAACAATGCTGGAGCAAATAAAGCAACCACTAATAATAATACAACAACAAAAAACACAACTAACAATAATGCAAAAACAACTCCAACGAAATCTGCCCAAAATAATGGCGGCGAGGTTGTGAAGAAGCAAACACCGACAGCGGCGAATGTACCTAACGGATTCTCTCAAAATGATATTCAGCTGATGGCAAATGCCGTTTACGGTGAATCAAGAGGTGAACCTTATATTGGTCAAGTAGCAGTAGCTTCCGTCATTTTAAACCGTGTAAGCAGTGCTTCCTTCCCAAATACAGTGTCAGGGGTTATTTTTGAACCGAGGGCATTTACAGCAGTTGCAGATGGACAAATTTGGCTCACACCAAATGAAACGGCAAAAAAAGCAGTGCTTGACGCAATCAATGGATGGGACCCTACAGGAAATGCTATTTACTATTTTAATCCAGATACAGCAACAAGTGGCTGGATTTGGTCAAGGCCGCAAATCAAGCAAATAGGCAAGCACATATTCTGTAAATAA
- the ypeB gene encoding germination protein YpeB, whose product MLRGIMIGVLTIGVAGAAFWGYQEHKEKNAVLMNAENSYQRAFHDLSYQIDLLHDQIGTTLAMNSQESLSPALAEVWRITSNAHSDVGQLPLTLLPFNKTEEFLANIGDFSYRTAVRNLDDDPLTDKEYKSLKKLYGDAKDIQDELRNVQHLVLENNLRWMDVEMALATNKQGDNTIIDGLKTVEEKVDGYQETTFGVTNVNMEKKDENFSNLEGKTITKKEAQKIAENYADFKGDLDVNITENGEGAGYGFYSVALKEKDSGVEANMDITKKGGYPIWSIVSREVNKQKISLNDASNKAVGFLKKHDFKDLALFESMQYDNIGVFTFVTEENGVKIYPDSIKIKVALDNGNIVGFAAEDYLKQHKKRDIPDPVISKAEAQDKISKKVKIMQDGLAVIINDLNQEVLCYEFIGTLDDDTYRIYINAETSTEEKVEKLKNAEPLYDEVV is encoded by the coding sequence ATGCTTAGAGGGATTATGATAGGCGTATTGACAATCGGGGTTGCTGGTGCAGCTTTTTGGGGCTATCAAGAGCATAAAGAAAAAAACGCGGTGTTAATGAATGCGGAAAACAGTTATCAACGAGCTTTTCATGATTTATCGTATCAAATAGACCTTTTGCATGATCAAATTGGTACAACACTTGCCATGAATTCACAGGAATCACTTTCACCGGCATTAGCAGAGGTGTGGAGAATCACGTCAAACGCTCATAGTGATGTTGGCCAGCTTCCGCTCACATTATTGCCATTTAACAAAACAGAGGAGTTTTTGGCGAATATTGGAGACTTCAGCTACCGTACTGCCGTAAGAAATCTTGATGATGATCCACTGACAGATAAGGAATACAAATCACTGAAAAAACTATATGGTGATGCAAAAGATATTCAAGATGAACTGCGCAACGTGCAGCATTTAGTACTTGAAAACAACCTGCGCTGGATGGATGTAGAAATGGCCTTGGCAACAAATAAGCAAGGTGATAATACTATTATTGATGGATTAAAGACAGTGGAAGAAAAAGTCGATGGTTATCAGGAAACTACCTTTGGAGTTACTAATGTTAATATGGAGAAAAAGGACGAAAACTTCAGTAATTTGGAAGGAAAGACGATAACGAAAAAGGAAGCACAGAAAATTGCGGAGAATTATGCAGATTTTAAAGGCGACTTGGATGTGAACATCACTGAAAATGGAGAAGGTGCAGGGTACGGCTTCTACAGTGTTGCACTAAAAGAAAAAGACTCAGGAGTAGAAGCAAATATGGATATAACGAAAAAGGGTGGTTACCCTATTTGGTCCATCGTTTCTAGAGAAGTAAATAAACAAAAAATCAGCTTAAATGATGCAAGCAACAAAGCCGTTGGTTTTTTGAAAAAACATGATTTTAAAGATTTGGCATTGTTTGAAAGTATGCAATATGATAATATCGGTGTCTTTACCTTTGTGACAGAGGAAAATGGGGTGAAAATTTACCCTGACAGCATTAAGATAAAGGTCGCGCTTGATAACGGCAATATTGTAGGCTTTGCTGCAGAAGATTACTTAAAACAGCATAAGAAACGGGATATTCCAGATCCTGTTATTTCAAAAGCTGAGGCACAAGATAAAATCAGCAAAAAAGTGAAAATAATGCAGGATGGTTTAGCGGTCATAATTAATGATTTGAATCAAGAAGTGCTTTGCTATGAATTTATCGGGACATTGGATGATGATACGTACCGTATTTATATTAATGCAGAAACAAGCACAGAAGAAAAAGTGGAAAAACTTAAAAACGCTGAACCACTGTATGATGAAGTCGTTTAA
- a CDS encoding flagellar brake protein, translating to MINIGDTLILEPAHSEAPEQYKCRLVEMNDNEIFIDYPINSKTKKAVFLLNGTQLKVSFVTSHGTVYMFDSEIIGREKQGNIPMLILHYPPKDQWIKIQRREYVRVETSVDVAITSIDNELKPFATITTDISAGGAAILVPKDSNMKAETIVEPYFVLPMQNGEYYYPKVQAHVKSIFHHNETHNKAPLEFLEVSPADRQLFLRFCFDRQLSFRKKGLEL from the coding sequence GTGATAAATATTGGAGATACTTTAATTTTAGAACCGGCTCATAGTGAAGCTCCAGAACAATATAAATGCCGTTTAGTCGAGATGAACGACAACGAAATTTTTATTGATTATCCTATTAATTCGAAAACAAAAAAAGCCGTATTCCTGCTTAATGGCACACAGCTGAAGGTCAGCTTCGTAACAAGCCATGGAACAGTTTACATGTTCGATTCAGAAATAATAGGGCGCGAAAAGCAAGGGAATATTCCGATGTTAATACTGCATTATCCTCCGAAAGACCAGTGGATTAAGATCCAAAGGAGAGAGTATGTAAGGGTGGAAACGAGTGTGGATGTTGCGATTACTTCCATTGATAATGAACTAAAACCGTTTGCTACGATTACAACAGACATAAGTGCAGGTGGTGCTGCAATCCTTGTTCCAAAGGATTCTAATATGAAGGCAGAAACAATTGTTGAGCCGTACTTTGTTCTACCGATGCAAAACGGCGAATATTACTACCCGAAAGTACAAGCACATGTCAAAAGTATTTTTCATCATAATGAAACACACAACAAAGCGCCGCTAGAGTTCCTTGAAGTAAGTCCTGCTGATAGACAGCTATTCTTGCGTTTTTGCTTTGACCGTCAACTGTCATTCCGTAAGAAAGGCTTAGAACTCTGA
- a CDS encoding DUF5359 family protein, whose product MKRFERLLIKLIAIQLFFLLAGQVLISANILPGLQTLAQYEGVTESNYTSILETIGLNQK is encoded by the coding sequence ATGAAGCGTTTTGAACGGTTATTGATTAAGCTAATTGCCATCCAACTGTTTTTTTTGCTAGCGGGACAAGTACTTATATCTGCAAACATACTACCGGGATTACAAACTCTTGCCCAATATGAAGGCGTAACTGAGTCGAATTATACCTCTATACTGGAAACAATCGGACTTAACCAGAAATAA
- the cmk gene encoding (d)CMP kinase — MDKKISIAIDGPAAAGKSTVAKIVAEQLGYIYIDTGAMYRALTLKAINNEISLEDEAALVDMLSSTSIELFPGEKGQKIFLDSMDVTEDIRRSNVTNSVSIAAKHKEVREEMVRRQQGFAIGGGVVMDGRDIGTHVIPTAEVKVFLLASVEERAVRRHNENLNKGFESDLEQLKSEIAARDKLDSEREVAPLKKADDAIEIDTTSLSIEDVVGKIMGLTEDKITN; from the coding sequence ATGGATAAGAAAATCAGCATTGCAATAGATGGACCGGCAGCAGCCGGAAAAAGCACTGTAGCGAAAATTGTGGCAGAACAGCTCGGTTATATATATATCGATACTGGGGCGATGTACAGAGCACTAACCCTTAAGGCTATAAACAATGAAATAAGCTTAGAGGATGAGGCAGCATTGGTAGATATGCTTTCAAGTACATCAATTGAGCTGTTTCCCGGCGAAAAAGGGCAAAAAATCTTCTTGGACAGTATGGATGTCACAGAAGATATTCGCAGAAGCAATGTAACTAACTCGGTGTCTATTGCTGCTAAGCATAAAGAAGTGCGTGAAGAAATGGTTCGCAGACAACAGGGGTTTGCAATTGGCGGCGGCGTGGTAATGGATGGTAGAGACATTGGAACACATGTTATACCTACAGCAGAAGTGAAGGTATTTTTGCTTGCTTCTGTCGAAGAGAGAGCAGTTAGACGCCACAATGAGAATTTGAATAAAGGCTTTGAATCAGATTTAGAGCAGTTGAAATCAGAAATAGCTGCAAGAGATAAGCTGGATTCTGAACGTGAAGTTGCTCCACTTAAAAAAGCAGATGATGCCATTGAAATTGACACTACTTCTTTGTCCATTGAGGATGTTGTAGGTAAAATTATGGGATTAACAGAGGACAAAATCACTAACTGA
- the rpsA gene encoding 30S ribosomal protein S1 has protein sequence MSEELNDIVVHNYTVGDRVSGKVTKVEEKQVIVAITDSKLDGIIPISELSSLHIEKAEDVVSEGEELDLQVIKVEEDALVLSKRKVDAEKAWESLEERFNSGEIFDAEVKDVVKGGLVVDLGVRGFVPASLVEAHYVEDFSDYKGKTISFKIVELEKDKNRLILSHKAVIEEQKSKQKQNVLESLQEGQTLQGVVQRITDFGAFVDLGGIDGLVHISQLSHEHITKPSDVVQEGQEVNVKILSVDRNNDRISLSIKDTLPGPWANIAEKAEKGSVLEGTVKRIVSYGAFVEVFPGVEGLVHISQIAHKHIGTPHEVLKEGQTVQVKVLDVNEEEQRLSLNIKDLTEKEQEEDEVYELPEESKGFQLGDMIGEQLKKLKQQ, from the coding sequence ATGTCTGAAGAATTAAATGATATTGTCGTTCATAATTACACAGTTGGAGACCGAGTTTCCGGTAAGGTTACAAAGGTTGAAGAGAAGCAAGTTATTGTCGCGATTACTGACAGCAAACTGGATGGAATCATTCCAATCAGCGAATTATCAAGCCTTCATATTGAAAAGGCTGAAGATGTTGTATCAGAAGGTGAAGAGCTTGACCTTCAAGTAATTAAAGTAGAAGAGGATGCTCTTGTTCTGTCAAAAAGAAAAGTAGATGCAGAAAAAGCTTGGGAAAGCTTAGAAGAGAGATTTAATTCTGGCGAAATCTTTGATGCAGAAGTGAAGGATGTCGTTAAGGGCGGTCTTGTTGTTGATTTAGGCGTACGCGGTTTTGTCCCTGCTTCCCTTGTGGAAGCTCATTATGTGGAAGACTTTTCTGACTACAAAGGCAAAACCATCTCCTTTAAAATTGTCGAATTGGAAAAGGATAAAAATCGTTTGATTCTTTCTCATAAGGCTGTTATTGAAGAGCAAAAGAGCAAACAAAAACAAAATGTGCTTGAATCATTGCAGGAAGGGCAAACACTTCAAGGCGTTGTTCAAAGAATAACTGATTTTGGTGCGTTTGTTGATTTAGGTGGAATTGACGGGTTGGTTCACATCTCTCAACTTTCACATGAGCATATCACAAAACCTTCTGATGTTGTCCAGGAAGGTCAAGAAGTGAATGTGAAAATCTTGAGTGTTGACCGCAATAATGATCGCATTTCCTTGTCTATTAAGGATACTTTGCCAGGGCCGTGGGCAAATATTGCTGAAAAAGCGGAAAAAGGCAGTGTTTTAGAAGGAACAGTTAAACGCATTGTGTCATATGGTGCATTTGTTGAAGTATTCCCAGGTGTTGAAGGACTTGTTCATATTTCACAAATTGCTCATAAACACATCGGAACACCGCATGAAGTTCTTAAAGAAGGTCAAACTGTTCAAGTGAAAGTACTTGATGTAAATGAAGAGGAACAACGACTTTCATTAAATATCAAAGACTTGACTGAAAAAGAGCAGGAAGAAGATGAAGTATATGAGCTTCCAGAAGAATCAAAAGGCTTCCAGCTGGGAGATATGATTGGGGAGCAATTGAAAAAATTAAAGCAACAATAA
- a CDS encoding YpzI family protein, whose protein sequence is MGKDRQEKKLKKSHRVESDRDQAIHYNGATRLQSPAEGRALNDNKYSE, encoded by the coding sequence GTGGGTAAAGATCGACAAGAAAAAAAGTTAAAGAAAAGTCATCGTGTAGAATCTGACAGAGATCAGGCAATCCATTATAATGGGGCGACAAGATTGCAAAGCCCTGCGGAAGGCCGCGCATTAAACGATAATAAATACAGTGAATAA
- a CDS encoding YphA family membrane protein produces the protein MMEGNWFYWFAWMLWVISTFMMDKDNRNRFFYASILLVAMILFPYHFFIGGVEVSVLLLIQLVAAFIFASRLKLSLQLFSVLTSFMTMLAYVSFQLLSILDPVWLIADKRLLLAATLVLLALLLHKSVFCQVIMIVLGSSFGEVLYGGLLHYYRMDAGIGTPAYFDSLLIGISSVAVLHMMKVFLARLEQHIYLLEKEKQKL, from the coding sequence ATGATGGAAGGTAATTGGTTTTATTGGTTCGCGTGGATGCTTTGGGTAATATCGACCTTTATGATGGACAAGGATAATCGAAATAGGTTTTTTTACGCATCCATATTATTAGTTGCAATGATTTTATTTCCTTATCATTTTTTTATAGGCGGTGTGGAAGTATCCGTCTTGTTGTTAATTCAATTAGTAGCAGCATTTATATTTGCCTCAAGACTGAAGCTATCTCTGCAGCTGTTTTCCGTGTTAACTTCGTTTATGACAATGCTTGCATATGTTTCTTTTCAGCTATTGAGCATTCTTGATCCAGTGTGGCTGATTGCTGACAAAAGGTTGCTGTTAGCTGCAACGCTTGTCCTATTAGCCCTTTTATTACATAAGTCTGTATTCTGCCAAGTCATAATGATTGTATTAGGAAGCTCATTTGGTGAGGTATTGTATGGCGGCTTGCTGCATTATTATCGTATGGATGCTGGAATTGGGACACCTGCCTATTTTGACAGTTTGCTTATAGGGATTAGCAGTGTGGCTGTACTTCACATGATGAAAGTCTTTCTTGCAAGATTGGAACAGCATATTTATTTACTTGAAAAGGAGAAGCAAAAACTATGA
- a CDS encoding YIEGIA family protein: protein MTTFTYPIMFGLVIGTALRMFMLRTDYRQYPTYLHGKIIHIALGFIAAGLGTVAIPSILDKDFTAVTFLTVAASQFRDVRNMERNTLTELDSYEMVPRGKTYIEGIAIAFESRNYLVMFASLLSTFGYITFQIWGGIVAAIISFFISRKLMSGGKLRDIVTIDYVEPRFDGPGLYVDNIYIMNIGIPARQEEVLKYGMGFILTPKNFNARTTIANLGQRQAILYDVSTALGVYRDSGTPALVPLAKRDLEDGRVAVFILPQNNEKEKALEIIGAVPTLENAIRMPSKRLRREEEAR from the coding sequence ATGACTACATTTACATATCCGATCATGTTCGGACTCGTGATTGGAACTGCCCTCCGCATGTTTATGCTTCGTACAGATTACCGACAGTATCCAACATATTTGCATGGGAAGATTATACATATTGCCCTTGGGTTTATCGCAGCTGGTCTAGGTACAGTCGCCATTCCCTCTATATTAGACAAGGATTTCACTGCAGTGACCTTCTTAACTGTCGCAGCATCACAATTTCGCGATGTTCGCAACATGGAGCGAAACACACTAACAGAGCTAGATAGCTATGAAATGGTTCCGCGCGGGAAGACATATATTGAAGGGATTGCAATTGCCTTTGAAAGCAGAAACTATCTTGTTATGTTTGCGAGCCTGCTTAGCACCTTTGGATATATAACCTTTCAAATCTGGGGAGGCATAGTCGCTGCTATTATCTCCTTTTTTATTAGCCGGAAGCTGATGTCTGGTGGAAAGCTTCGTGACATTGTAACAATCGATTATGTTGAGCCGAGATTCGATGGACCGGGTCTTTATGTTGATAATATTTATATCATGAATATCGGGATACCAGCACGGCAGGAGGAAGTATTGAAATATGGTATGGGCTTTATCCTGACACCAAAGAATTTCAATGCACGAACAACAATTGCTAATCTTGGGCAAAGACAGGCTATTTTGTATGATGTCTCAACAGCTTTAGGAGTGTACAGGGATTCGGGAACACCTGCATTGGTACCCTTGGCGAAAAGAGACTTAGAGGATGGAAGGGTTGCTGTGTTTATTTTGCCGCAAAACAACGAAAAGGAAAAAGCGCTTGAAATAATTGGCGCTGTCCCTACCCTTGAAAATGCCATCCGTATGCCGAGCAAAAGGCTGCGACGGGAGGAAGAAGCACGGTGA
- a CDS encoding capping complex subunit for YIEGIA, which translates to MTIEKYILAAITTKPDKVAPGTGVFYCSDVNEMEAVATNLEAILDGIAHKISEDVFIIVKH; encoded by the coding sequence GTGACAATTGAAAAGTATATTTTAGCAGCTATTACAACAAAACCGGACAAAGTAGCACCAGGAACTGGCGTCTTTTATTGCAGTGATGTTAATGAAATGGAAGCAGTTGCAACAAACCTGGAGGCGATTCTTGACGGAATAGCCCATAAAATTAGTGAGGACGTATTTATTATCGTCAAGCATTGA